AAAGTAATCCCCAAATCCTGAGCATGAGGGCGCAGTTCGTCGATCAGCGCGACCGCTTCCGCCGCGTCGATCTGCCGGGTATCAATCCGGATCCGTTCGGTAAAATGGTGCAGGTGGGGTGAGGTATAGAGGCCGGCGGAAATTCCGGCCTGCTGAAAAATACTCGCCAGCGCGGCGGAGGTCGAACCTTTACCGTTGGTTCCGGCAATGTGAATGATCCGCATTGCCTGCTGGGGTTCACCGAGCCGCGTCAGCAGCTTACGGATATTGTCGAGACCTAACTTGATCCCGAATAGCTGCAGCCCATACAGGTAATCGAGGCTTTCCCGGTAACGGTCAGACATCACGATCAGTTTTTGGTGAAAATGCGCAGAATCCCGGACAGGCGCGCTTTCATCTCCTTGCGTGGGACAATCATATCGATCATGCCATGTTCGAGCAGATATTCCGAACGCTGAAAGCCTTCCGGCAGCTGCTGGCGGATGGTCTGTTCAATAACACGGGGCCCGGCAAAGCCGATCAACGCCCGGGGCTCGGCGATGTTGAGATCCCCGAGCATGGCGAAACTTGCCGTAACACCGCCGGTGGTCGGATCGGTCAGCACCGAAATAAAGGGAACTCCGGCCGCTTTCAGTTTGGCCAGGGCCGCACTGGTCTTGGCCATCTGCATCAGCGACAGAATGCTTTCCTGCATGCGTGCTCCTCCGGACGAGGAGAACACCAGCACCGGCGCATTGGTTTCCAGGCCTTTTTCAATGGCACGGGTAATTTTTTCCCCGACCACCGAGCCCATACTGCCCCCCATAAAGGAGAAGTCGAAGACCGCGACCACAACCGGCAACCCATCAAGCAGCCCTTCCCCGCAAATGACGGCATCGCCGTCGCCCGCTTTTTTCAGGGCGGCCTTGATCCGTTCCTTGTAGCGCTTGGAATCCTTGAATTCGAGGAAATCGACGGAGCGCATGTTCGCGTCCATTTCGACAAAAGTCCCTTCATCGATGACCA
This genomic window from Pelobacter seleniigenes DSM 18267 contains:
- the accD gene encoding acetyl-CoA carboxylase, carboxyltransferase subunit beta, with protein sequence MVWFRKKNAVTTSVEKKNVHVPEGVWTKCKNCQEIIYAREIERNLNVCPKCDYHFRIGARERISLVIDEGTFVEMDANMRSVDFLEFKDSKRYKERIKAALKKAGDGDAVICGEGLLDGLPVVVAVFDFSFMGGSMGSVVGEKITRAIEKGLETNAPVLVFSSSGGARMQESILSLMQMAKTSAALAKLKAAGVPFISVLTDPTTGGVTASFAMLGDLNIAEPRALIGFAGPRVIEQTIRQQLPEGFQRSEYLLEHGMIDMIVPRKEMKARLSGILRIFTKN